The Cryptomeria japonica chromosome 6, Sugi_1.0, whole genome shotgun sequence genomic interval GAGAGCATTATTATTGGAAACAATTGCAACAAGATGTGAATAAGTTTGTACAAAGTTGTAGAGTATACCAAATGGCAAAAGGAATATGTTAAAATATAGGGCTATATTAGCCATTACCTATACTAGAGAGGCCATGGGAagatattagtatggattttgttcttggtttaccaagGACACAAGGAGGACGTAATTCCATTTTTGtcgtagtggatagatttttgaagatgtcACATTTTATTATTTGTATGAAAAttattgatgttgttcatgtttagagttatttttcaaagaggtggtggGATTACATGGTCTACATAAGAGTATAGTTTCAAATTGAGATACCAAGTTTGTTGGGCATTTCTAGAGGATATTGTGGAAGAAGTTAAAGAAAgactttaagttcaattctgcacaTCTTCCACATACTGATGGGTAGATATAAATGGTGAATAGGAGtttgggtaacttgctaagatggtTAGTAGGATATAAGCTTGAGGGATGGGATTTGATTTTACCATTAGCAAAATTTGCTTTCAACAATTTTGTCAATAGGAGCAATAGTAAATCATCATTCCATATTATATTTGGGAGTAGTCCCAAAAATGCTTCAAAGTTAAGGAAGATGgacaaaggagaaaagaaaaataccaaagcTAAAGACTTTACAGAGTACCTGAAGAATTTGAATGAAGAGGCAAGGAAACATAATAATAAGATGAATATTTAGTACAATGCTAAGGCATATCAAAGTAGGAGATCTAAATAATTTTATGTTGGAGATGAAGTCATGGTTCACTTGAGAAAAGAGAGGTTTCCAATGGGAacatataataagttgaagatgaaaaATTAGGACCATGTAGAATCTTGAAGAAGCATGATTCAAGAAAAGCTTATGAAGTAGAGTTGTAAAGTGGACTTAACATTTCACTTgtgtttaatattttagatttggcaAAGTATCATGTAGGCATTAAAGATGAATCAATAGAAGCACAATGACATATTCTAGTGCCTACTTCAAAGAAGGAGGAGATATAAAACATCTTGGATACCAGTGTGggtagaagcacaagaaacaagaAATATAAGAGTATTTGGTTAAAGGGAAAGGAAGACCAATTGAAGATTTGTCTTGGCTATCTAAGGAAGAGGTTGATCATCTTGGTTTTCCTTAGAATACTTGAGatgtgacaaggtcacttctcaaattacccTAGGTGTTTAAGGAGCATCCAGGGTGAaggagcaatcttgcatcatccaaaaatattgtttaattttttaatacgGGCTGAAGTTGGtagggttactatttttagtaagttggtgttTATCCATTTATGAAGTAGAAAAATTTACCCATGGAGAAAAACTGAAATATAAAGCGAATGGTGAAAGAATAATTTCAATATCCTATGGCATTCAacagatattaaagtttttgttctAGGAAATTCTCCaatacaacttcaaataaaaatttgAGGGCATTAGAAGCCTTGGATGGGCTTGAAAGTTAGGCGAATTTTGTTGTAGCGCAATTTAGTGTTATATATCTCTTCACGAGATTTTCAAGGGTATATAGTGAGTGAAGATCAAATGGCCAGATTGAAAGTTATTGCTCTCAAAAGTTATACTACTGAAATCTAAATTTCCAATTTCCAATAAAATATCTTCTTGAGCAAGAAAATGGATGGTTAGAATTATGGCGGCCAAAATGAGGGTCATGCTTTCCAAAACATTCTAGGCACAATCTAGATAAAGAAGAAGAACCGGGGTTATAGAGGAAAGTTCGAAGGGTAGATTGTGGTTCCAACTTGCATATTTTTGTAATTAGAAAGCCCATGTGGTTGTAGCTTGTAATTCTAATTGTTGTAATTTCATCGAGAGAATAGAAAGAAAGTGTTTCTTTCTTGTATTTTTTGTTTAGTTCTCTATTGTTGTTATGTATTTGGGTTTTTAAGAGGAGTacacttcatcaaaatctcaaactAACATCCATGAAGTAGTGGAAATAGAGACATTACATGCAAATCATTTGATAGAGTGCCTCATAGAAATGTGGTCttcaagaaaaataatgattgtaGGGCATATACATATGAATTCACCAAAAAAGCATTAGAAATTAACCTAAGAAATTAATCATTCATACCATCCTCACTTTTCATGAACCAACAAAGGGGATGGCAAGCTAATTTAAGAACATGCATCATACATACTAAAAGAGGATTTTTGAATATGCAAGGGGAAATGGGAAAATGAGATCAAGTTGTGTTGCTGCAATGAACACCGTGATTGCAAGATACATGCACAACTCATATTTGAATTGAACAATTACAATTACAAGACAAAAATTTCCTTCACTATCAAGGTTATTTACTAATTGCATATCATTTCGACTTCAATGTAAAATATAAGAGAAGGGTTAGACCATACCAATCTTGCTGTCAaacaccaacttcaaattccttcaCTTTTCTCTCCTAATGTTTTATCCTATATAGCACTCTAATCTTCAACCTGAAAGATAATACAATCAACATATCATCCTCCTCAAAACAAAACTTCCCCCTCTCTCTTATTTCCCCAAAATAATGAATACCTCCTCAATCCTTCAATGCAAACCTTAAATCTTCCATGCATTCACAACTCCTCTGAGAGAAACAAGCCCTTCACATGGCTAAGAATAACCTTTAAGCATGCCATGCTATATTAGCCTTTACCACTTGCTCCACCATCTCacaatcataaataattaatttcCTTAAAGATATCAACATGTTTTTCAGTTTAAAGATAAAAGAATAATCTATTGTATCTTAAGCATGCCATGCTATATCAATCTTTACCACTTGCTCCACTATTTCacaataaaaaataattcatttccTTAAAGATATCAACATGTTGTTCAGTTTAAAGATAAAAGAATAATCTTTTGTATCTTAAGCATGCCATGTTATATTGGCCTTTACCACTTGCTCCACTATTTCACAATAAAAAAGATCAACATGTTGTTCAGTTTAAAGATAAAAGAATAATCTATTTTTTCTTATAATGTGGCCTTTACCACTTGGTCCACTATCTCACAATAAAAAATACTTAATTTCCTTAAAGATATCAACATGTTTGTTAgtttaaatataaaagaataatctATTGCATCTTtattcatcaataatcaacattaaGGAAGAATAAATGAACTTAAGATTTTACTATAGATGATGTATCGATAAATTTTGAAATTCATCTTTTGTCAGTTATTTATATACATTTAATTTAGTTTCGTTTTTTATTCCATATTAGAAAATAATGGTTACATaacttatttggtgataaccacatGTAGTATGGGATGCTTACCCATCATCACTATGAGATGTAGAGGACCGAGACAAAGGATGAGACCCACATTGTAGTCTAGGATGAATCAACATTCCCTATTTTGGCTAATATACACTTAAGGGGTAAGTGTTAGAGTATCAAGCAATGGGAAGATGCATGCAATAATATTGCATCCTCTTTCTATTGTTATTGATCACTATGTATGTGTGAGTTAATCACTATGTACCTATGTAAAATGGCCTCAAGTATTGTGCACATTGTTCTACTTATACCCTTGCTAGTGATAACAACAATTGAAATGGGTTTATTGCCATTTTATTGTAATTGGATAATTATGAAAGCAAAAGATTAATGAATAGTTGTTCTTTAAAAGAAAGAATAGAAGTCTCATGTAAGAGGGAAGGACTAATTCTCTTTATCATTAGTGTATGGACTATAGATCTTGTGATTCTCAAAAGGGATACACACTTAAAGTCATCATGAATGATCCCTTGAGAATTAGGTTTGGGTCTACGGATGACACAAACTTTGGTAGCCTACCATATTCTAATGTGAGTATCTAAGTGATGACATAGAGTTCTCACCATGTCTATAGTTGGAAAGGTTATGAAGTTGGTGATCAATTGAGTTAGTACTTGTAAAAAAGGTTAGTAGTACTAATAATTGAAGGATGATTAATACAATAAGAAAGATAGCTAGGTAGAAATACATGCAAGCTACTAGGTAAGAGTTTTTAATCCCATGTATGGAGGAATCCATTAATCCTTGCTCATCTATAAACATTGCCACACTTAGCAATCTTGCGGATGCTTATCAATGTAAGCGTAATGTTAGATTTTATATGGTATTTGCCTTTACAAGTGTTGCTTCCAAGCATATCATTGAATAAGAATAAAGCTATCATTTTTTCTCTTCAAGTACAATATTTTCCTTTTGAAGCTCTAAGCTACTTTTTAGATGGCCACTTTATGCCCTTTCATGCCTTTGAGCTATTGTTTTATTATTTGTGATGAATGTAATCATTCTTCAATTTGGGTTTATTCGAGTTGTACATTTGAAACTTGAACAAAGAAATTATGTAGATTTGATAGAAATGAGCTAAATTTGGCAATGTTTGTCATCATTATGAATACAAGACAAATGCATGTATCATCATTAACTTTATTGTAGTTGGATTAATAATTATTCTAAAAAGATAATATATCAAACACGAAATTATATATTATCTCAACCACTTATTCTATATTGGTATGTTTAATCATATAAATTGTGTAGAGTCAAAATACTTATTTTAAGCTTAACATCCATTCAAATTTAAAGATATTTAATACAACAAAAATCAACcagaatttaaaatatattataaaatagatAAATCCCTATCCAACACATTCAATACAATTCATTTCTATAGATAATCCTGAGGCAAAGACCTTACATATTGACAAAATTTGAGAGAAACCTGGAGACTCAGGATATCCGAGATTGAACAGTGTCCTGTCAATCATTCATTAGTTGCCACTCATTCTTGTGGGGGGAAGAAGACCAATTCATTTTCTGCCAATTAGCAGACAAAAAACAGATTATCCACAGAAAGATAAATGTTTGAGGATCATATTCCCCACTGCCAACTAATGTTTATCTCGCTTACTGGTCTATAAATCGCCACGTCTATTGTACATTATAGAAATGAATTGTGAACGAGAAGGAAAATAATCCTGACAAGGGAAAAAAAATCAGTCCTTTTGCCCAAAAATCTTCCTGGACTCTTCTTCTTTTCATATTCCTTCTCTGCAATTCCATTTATGCCTGCttcattttgaaaaattcttttcaaAAATACTTGTATCTGAGTAATTTTACAGGCTATGGCAGTTTCTTTTGAAAGTTTATCATCTGTATGTGAAAGAGCCCAAAATTGTGGCATCAGTTTTAAACCCAACTCCAGAAGAGCTATCAGTGAAAGAACCCAAAATTGTGGGATCAGTTTCAGACCCAATTCCAGAAGAGCTATTATCGGCACAAAAAAATGCAAATTTATGTTTAGAATTAATTGCAGTGGAAGAGGCAGACATGGAGGCGGACTAAATCACTATTCACGCCAGGCTTTCAGTAGTTCCTCTGTTGAAGATGCTTTGATCACTTCATGGGTGCTATATAAGCATGATGATGTAAAGCCCAaatcaattccatcaaaacccACTTCTCCTGGTTATGAAAATGTTCAGGCAGTTGCTGATGATAACCAGACCACCAGTTTTGTGGCAGATGCTCAaggtttgtttttttgttttgtggaTATGGATCTGAGTAGTTCCAAGTCAAGATTTTCAATATGTATGATAGTTATGTTGTTTTTATAGCATTGATAATTTGGTGTGCTCATCAGGTAGGAAAGGGAGGCAAAATTCTAGAGTGGGGAATCCTTCACTTAGTCTGTCACAGAGCTTTGATGTACAGACTAGCAGTGGGTACATTATTGGAGCTACAGGCCCCCCTGCAACCTTATCAAAACCATTTGCAGGTAAAAAAATGTTTTTTGCAGTATTTCTATTACTCTGTTTCTTTGTATTTTATATCAGGCTAGGTGTGTGGATCCAATCCTAAGCTTTGTGACCTTGTTTGGGAATGCAGGAGGGGCTGGATTGTATATGGCGCTGGTGTTTGCACTTTTGGGTATCACCACTGCTGGAGCCTCTTTGTTGGGGATGAATTCATCTCAGGTATATTGACTAATTCATGCACCCTGAAATATGGACATTTTTTTAAATTGATCAACACATATTGATAAGACATCTGGGAGGCTCCCATACTTTGTGCAAAGGGGATGAGATAAGCTGTGGTCATTCTTCACCATAAGTTGAGGCTCCATTGGCAAAGATAATATTTCTGACGCAATACGTTTAGAGATTCATGTTTTCTATTTGATTTGCGTACAGTTTAAAGACAAAGTTTATATTGTAGGTATTTAGATGGTGCCTAgtcccaatttttttaaaaattgaaataaaaacatCTACTTGTACACAACCTGAAAGTCTGATCCTGTTGGGAGACCACTTAGTTACACAAACTGAAAGTCTGATCCTGTTGGGAGAGCACTTTTTCTTAAACATCAAATTGGTGCAGTTTAAACATAAGGAGATTTTGTCATTCCATCAATCACTTCATTCACATAAAAGCCTTACATAAttgattaatttaaaaaaaatttaaaattaaaaaagtaTGTTGTCTAATTATTAATAAATAGAGAAACAAGGGTGCATTCtctatgacaaaacaaaacaaaccATAAAGCTGAGATGGACAAGATTTCTATAGACAAAAACATACATTATATAGCCAACAGAAACAACACATACACAACAAGAAACGGTGAAACAGAGAAGTGTAGTTTAAACATCAAAGGAGATTTTGTCATTCCATCAATCACTTCATTCACATACAAAAGCATTgcataattgatttattttaaaattataaaattatgttGTCTAATTGTTTTTAAATAGAGAAACGAGGGTCCATTTCTTgagacaaaacaaaacaaatcataAAGCTAAGATTGACAAGATTTCTTAAAAGGAAACAGAAAAAACTTAGACAAAAACATACATTATAGTCAACAGAAACAACACATACACAACAAGAAACAGTGAAACAGAGAACTAAGACATGTTAGAAAAGTATCTATTTTCTGAAGAGTTGGAATATTTCTTCAACTATCATTAAGAAACGACTATTCAATTTCTAAAATGCATCAAGACATAAATATGATATATGAAAATATCATATATATTGATACATCCTAAAAACTGGATAGTCATTTTCTCATCATTAAAAGATTTCAACAACTCTGCAATTCGTATTTTTTTAACCACCTTCTGAAAACTTAAAATTGAAGATTTCAGCATCACAGAAGTAACATTCTTTAGAGTAATTTGTCTTGGATAAGCTCAGAAATTGGACAACACTGTcaagaaagaaaaaattaaaagaattttttttatgccAATTCAAAGACATTGTGGAAAAGCCCCTTTTTTTTGGTTTCTTATGCACATTCTAGGCACTGATTTCAAAGATATATCAGAGTTAGTCTGTGTACTCCTGGGGTAGTGGATTGACGGAGCCTGGTTTACTTCCATGCTACTGAGATAGAACCTACGGTATCCCCTTTCTATTGGGATTCTACAAAAATGCATTCCCCTCATCTTGGAGGTTGAAAAAAAGTACCTCTTGGAATTGTTTATACAACTTAGAAATATCCTTATATCTTCATATGCCAAATTCATGTGCTGGTTATGCTCTAGTTTTAAAAAGATCTTTGTTTTTAAAATCTTTTTAGGGATTAGTTAGTGGTGAAAATCATTGTTGCTGCGGGTTCTACCATTGAGCAATCAATTTTATTGGTGATTGGGTCATCTTTGGTTTAGGTGTGATTAATTttctattatcttttttgaattatGTTGCAGATGCATTGAGATTCTAGTTTGGTCTGGTGCTGTTGATCTgatctctaataccatgttaaatttttcaTAAGGATCAATTAGAGATCGAACTTAGGTCCTCTCATTGCCGCTGaatgctctaccactaagctagcAACCTTCCTTTTTTAAACAAaagtaataaaaatttattaaacacaaaagAAAGTTACAAAACAAGAAATATCAACAGAATAACAAAAAACAATCACCAACTAATTGCTTAAAtatataaaatagatttattttatatttaaatgcGACTCATTTTCTAACACTTCCACATCTAACTTCATTTCaaaatgatatatgtatatataatcagGTTTCCTGTAGACTGGGAAGATATCAAGAGAAGTTGGGGTTTATTAATTGTTGCATGGCTTGTTGGAAATTGTGCTGTAAATAGACAACTGAATGAGAATATTTTGCAGGAGGAATGCACCAAATGTTCTGGTTATGGAGTAGAGAGATGCCACCTGTGTCAATCTACTGGAATCATAAAATGTGAAATGGATACCGTGCATTATATTACTTGTCCTTTGTGTTTTGGTTCCCTTACAAAAAAGGTATCTTTCGTTTGTCTTGGTTGCATTCTGCTGATTCATAAGTCTGCTCTCTTTGAATCTGAATAATCTGCAAATTTGTCAATGAGCAAATAAGTTCTAATGTGTTTTGACTTTTGATTGGATTTCACATTACCAGTGTTCAAGCTGTGATGGTGTACGCATGAGGAAGGGTGTGCCCCCATTCTTGCAACAGGAGCAGGTCAGATCTTCACAGAGAAGCAATAACTGACAGTAGAACAAGGGGAAtacatttttgtttttataatATACCATGCTGAAAAATATGAGAAATGGTGTATTTAGAATGCCAAATATCATTGGTTGAGCCTTTAGTTTCTCATTAGAATTAGATCCCAAATAGTATTCATCCTATAggttctgtatatatatatatatatatacaggaaATGTAGATTTTTCCAGAGTTAGTGATAAAAGACCATCAAGAGATCTTATGATTTTGAAATGGTCTGTGGCAAAAGTTATGGTTGGAGCTCATTTTCCTCCAATTTATATTGTACAGTTCATTAGTAACCTTAAACACCTAATATGGTCTTTACACGCCCTTAAGACCAATGTACTCATCTAAGGCATATCCAAGCAGTAAGACTATCTACAGGAAACTGTAATGTAATCTTGGAAGATGAGAACTATTGTATTTTTGTATACTTGCAGTGGCATACAAACATGAATAATGTTTTGAAGTGAAATTGATTTAAGTTGTACGCACAAAAGTTAGGTTTCAGAGGACCAACAAATCAATATGATTCATTTGTGATGTATGTTACCAGAAATGAGTAGAATGAATGGTTGTATAAGAAAAACTAAAATGAGAGATAACCTTATTGTTTTGTTGGAGATTACAGGAATAGTAACATAATGatatatttaaaatttgaaatcctTTGAGATTAAAGCTTTGTGAATGATCGAGGTAAAAATATAGTTCCGATGCTGTCGATGGGATGAGATTGTATTATTTTCTTTTTCAGAGTTACAAAGCAAGGTCAAACATAGAACAATGAGTCATGCATGTCTATCCttactaattaattaattgcttaAACATATGAAATAATTCTAAAGATAAATGTCCTTGGTCACAACATTCCAACTCTACATATCTTAAGATGTTCATTTGACCAAGCAATTGGCTATTCTATTCCACTACCCAGGGATATGAGAAAAGATAACATATTCTAAAGACCTAGTCAAACGTACAATATGCTTCCAAACAATCCGCTAATCTATTCCACTACCTAGAGAGAGATGTGAGAAAAGGTAACATATTCTAATGACCTAGCCAAATGTAAAATCTGCCTAATAATCGCAGCTAAATGCCAATTAGCATCAACCAATCTATGCTCATTCAACATATTCACCaatatttgtgaatctgattcacaaataaTCCTTTGCCAGCCAAAGATCATAACCTCTCTCAATAGCATACAAAATGACAAGAGCCTCCATGAAATTATTCATTTGAATCCCTTTCTTTATATATGGAAAAGAAAATTGAACATCACCAGAATTATCTCTATCTATACCACACACACGAGCTTGCTTATATATATGGCAAAGGAAGACCTATAAAGTTTGTCTAACCAAATGATATAGCTCCTACTCATGGGTGTTGTCTCCACTTTGACATGTTGCCATgttgttttaaaattatattattgcaTATTTTAATTTGATATAGAGAAAATATGAAGATTTATAAAAAATGTTTGATATGTACAATCCATTAAAAATTTAggcaaatattttaaaaataaatcagaAATAAAAAATCACCACCATGTTGAGCATTACTTATTGTATTAGAGAAATTGTGGTGATTTATCTTGAAGACATGGATTAATCTTTAGAGGGTTAGTCTGATGGAGGATCAAGAGTCACATACCAATTTTGAGGACAAGGATTAATCTTTAGAGAGTTAATCTGAGGGAGGATCAAGATGCACCCATTCATCTCGAGATCCCTAGATAGTAAGTGGCACAAACACCCTCTAACTAGACACCAATGACATAATGACTCTATACGAAATAATACTTGTATAATAAAACATAACCTAaacattttagtagaaaaatattttttttgtgagtgtttttttcttttctaaaatgtTTATGCTACATTAAATTATGTAAGTATTCATTtattcacacacacatacacacacacacatatgtttaggCTATGTTTTATTGTACATGTATTTTTTAACATTACTAATATTTCCTATAGAATTAATGTTCCTTCATTGGCTAGTTAGGGGGTGATTGTCCCTCTTGTTAGCTACAAGTCTTGAGATGTATTTCGATTTATCCAAAAAAAATGATACAACCTACATCAAGCAAATACAATAAAAAAGTTAGAAGCAAAAAGCCACCACCATGTTAAGCATTAGTAAATGTACCAAAGTGTATACAGTGAATCATCTCACATAAATAAGGATCAACCCTCAAATGGTTAGCCTAAGGGAGGACTAGGAGACACCCACCCATCTCAAGACTGCTAGGTAGCAAGAGGCATAGGCACCTGCAACCAAATGATGAAGGTACATTGTGTAATGAAAGAAACGATAATAATCTCAACTAAAGAATAATTGTATAATTAAATAGAACTGGaacattttagtagaaaaataaacACTTATACAAGATTTACCGTGAAATATTTTTTCAAGAAAAGACCTTATCAATCACTCATTATGTATTCATAGTAAGAAAATCATAAAACAACAAGATTTTTTTTCTATATAATTAAGAACACCTTCAACTCACTTATCCCATcccaaaaactatatatatatgtaataaagCAACAACAAAACTAAGCTTTCTAATCAATGCACCTAAGTGGAATTCCTAAGGTGAGCATCTAAGTTTGACTCTACACCTAAGAGTTGTTATAATCTCAAAGGAAAACCCAAAATACTTCCTCTATTCCAAGAGCTCAAAATGACCTATCTAAATGTGACCCCACATTAAATGCAATTTATATAAGCTCTAAAATTAAATGTATTTTAAATGCTAAACACATGCACAGGTAGTAAAATATTGCACTACCTAGTGTGTGGTGTCCCACTTTAGTGTGCACACTTAACAATATTAACTTATATAAGGTGTACAAAACATTTTCTTCCACTCATTGTATAAATTGAATAAGTGGCCAATCTATGTTCCTATAAAGGATTGGACTCCACAAAAGTATTGTAtcctttgattaataaataatataccAAGGTACTTTGAGTATGAGTAGTTTTTTTTAAGAGGATTTTTCTCATACAAGTCATTGTGTTacggtatttttttattttattttgtgtattttctttgtaattgtaaatattttttttttgtaaataagtCTTTCAAATGGATTAGTGTAGGAAGCATATTTCACACATTTTTTCCTTTAAAAAATATCTTACTTTTTAAAATTCTAATAGTATGTTCTCTATTTTTGCTCAATAACTCTTTACATATTGTTCAATCCTTGTCATAACTCACATTTTTCATATATTTCATGTTTCCTATTTTGTaataatctaggttatggaccaaataTCTCATTCCCTATTTTTTGCATCTCCCTCAGTCCCATTTTACGTGTGTCTATCCTCTTCTTTCCCTAGTGTCTATATAAGGTCCCCAAAGTCTCTAATTTTAAAGGCACGTTCAATATTCTAAGTGTTTGCTAGGGATCAAAGTTTTGGAGTTCCCTGTCTGATGCAACCATGGTCTGAAGCGTCCTCAAGGAGAACAAtctagatcatgcaacaagagtaacaccaCGGAAGCACCAACACAGAATAGAGAAAATGAAAGATCAGACATTCACAACATCATGGACTCATCATAAATTAGCTGGCAACATGCAAGCTTATAGGCCTAGTTACAAAATacattctagactacaatccattCGGACCTCCAAGTGATGTTCAAATTACAAATCAAGAATCAATATCATCACATCTCTTTGCTATATCCCAAAgaatcaaatacaacaatatatatagcatctGAAACACATTTGGGTCAGCCAaaaaagattacattctccaagacatgaaaatgatctaCGTGTAAAATAGGTTGGACCCAAAGTGTGAAGATCTCCTCCGCCAAGGACAAAAATGAAGTGCGACCCACAAAGGAAGGTCGACCAAGGGCCCAGGAACATCGTGTGTGGTGCCAATTAGATCCACAAGCCAAGAAAATGATCCACAAGAGAAAAAATCTCCAACTATCCACTAAGCTCAATCTGTTCCGGGTACCAAGAAATAGACAATCCGGAAGTGACAACTTGCCGGAAAAGgttccaaatgaactaaaaatctagAACAAGCAACGAGAACAAGACTGGAAGCCAAAAATATAACCCGCAACG includes:
- the LOC131033322 gene encoding uncharacterized protein LOC131033322, which translates into the protein MAVSFESLSSVCERAQNCGISFKPNSRRAISERTQNCGISFRPNSRRAIIGTKKCKFMFRINCSGRGRHGGGLNHYSRQAFSSSSVEDALITSWVLYKHDDVKPKSIPSKPTSPGYENVQAVADDNQTTSFVADAQGRKGRQNSRVGNPSLSLSQSFDVQTSSGYIIGATGPPATLSKPFAGGAGLYMALVFALLGITTAGASLLGMNSSQEECTKCSGYGVERCHLCQSTGIIKCEMDTVHYITCPLCFGSLTKKCSSCDGVRMRKGVPPFLQQEQVRSSQRSNN